One genomic region from Rhodoligotrophos appendicifer encodes:
- a CDS encoding pyrimidine 5'-nucleotidase, with protein MSGQRTKRGFDHVDTWIFDLDNTLYPASTRLFDQIDEKMGAFIMDLLSVDKTEARRIQKGFFYEHGTTLRGLMTEHGVQPKDFLSFVHDIDHSAIVADDRLCSGLTRLPGRKFIFTNGTVAHAERVMDRIGIIACFDGIFDIEAANYLPKPDLTSYSLMLESHAIEAAGAAMFEDISRNLEPCHELGMTTVLVTSPDNEDSRLLSAKYGHTETSPHIDHVTNDLATFIHAIADQRTR; from the coding sequence ATGTCAGGCCAGAGGACAAAGCGCGGCTTCGATCACGTCGACACCTGGATCTTTGATCTGGACAACACGCTCTATCCGGCGAGCACCCGGCTGTTCGATCAGATCGACGAGAAGATGGGGGCCTTCATCATGGACCTGCTGTCGGTCGACAAGACCGAGGCGCGCCGGATCCAGAAGGGCTTCTTCTACGAGCACGGCACGACCCTTCGCGGTCTGATGACCGAGCACGGTGTTCAGCCGAAGGACTTCCTGTCCTTCGTTCACGACATCGACCACTCCGCCATCGTCGCCGACGACCGGCTCTGCTCCGGGCTCACGCGCCTGCCCGGCCGCAAGTTCATCTTCACCAATGGCACCGTGGCGCATGCCGAGCGCGTGATGGACCGCATCGGCATCATCGCCTGCTTCGACGGCATCTTCGATATCGAGGCGGCCAATTATCTGCCCAAGCCGGACCTGACGAGCTACAGCCTCATGCTGGAAAGCCATGCCATAGAGGCCGCCGGCGCTGCCATGTTCGAGGACATTTCGCGGAATTTGGAACCGTGCCACGAGCTCGGCATGACCACGGTCCTCGTCACCTCCCCGGACAACGAGGACAGCCGCCTCCTCTCGGCGAAATACGGTCACACTGAAACCTCCCCCCATATCGATCACGTCACCAACGACCTCGCCACCTTCATCCACGCCATAGCCGACCAGCGTACCCGCTGA
- a CDS encoding M10 family metallopeptidase C-terminal domain-containing protein, with amino-acid sequence MQSPYLPRLFPVTATLTQGRPDHCTVPRPADPCASRDAAPRATWETLERVFDGQAEVRGAKVDGETLHREITLDLSGMDGVFSFNLGTMTLERDGSLGGERLELARPDIEIEHVVAVRGMRSLVGDSKNNFLYGSAHSEDLIGGLGRDGFIGGGGRDRFIFTSLEDSSAAAGPDSIYGFTAGVDRIVIQRTEAMKDVGLSWVQGQDFTGGRPEIGILDRGCGWLQVSIDNDGDQRSDFDLMVEAAELSARDFDFV; translated from the coding sequence ATGCAGAGCCCGTATCTCCCCCGACTGTTCCCCGTGACTGCGACCCTGACGCAAGGCAGGCCCGATCATTGTACAGTGCCCCGCCCGGCGGATCCCTGCGCCAGCCGGGACGCGGCCCCAAGGGCGACGTGGGAAACTCTGGAGCGGGTGTTCGACGGCCAGGCGGAGGTGCGGGGCGCGAAGGTCGACGGGGAGACGCTGCACCGGGAGATCACCCTCGATCTGTCCGGGATGGACGGTGTCTTCAGTTTCAATCTGGGAACGATGACCCTGGAACGGGATGGCTCGCTCGGCGGGGAGCGGCTCGAACTCGCTCGACCGGACATCGAAATCGAGCATGTGGTTGCGGTGCGGGGCATGCGATCACTCGTCGGAGACAGCAAGAACAATTTTCTCTATGGCTCGGCGCACAGCGAGGACCTGATCGGCGGGCTCGGCCGGGACGGCTTCATCGGCGGCGGAGGACGGGACCGCTTCATCTTCACGTCGCTGGAGGATTCGAGCGCCGCTGCGGGGCCGGATTCCATCTATGGGTTCACGGCCGGTGTCGACAGGATCGTCATCCAGAGGACCGAGGCGATGAAGGATGTCGGCCTGAGCTGGGTGCAGGGCCAGGACTTCACCGGCGGTCGGCCGGAGATCGGCATTCTCGACCGGGGCTGCGGTTGGCTGCAGGTGTCGATCGACAATGATGGCGACCAGCGAAGCGATTTCGATCTCATGGTGGAGGCAGCCGAGCTGAGCGCGCGGGATTTCGACTTCGTGTAA
- the dapD gene encoding 2,3,4,5-tetrahydropyridine-2,6-dicarboxylate N-succinyltransferase, translating into MSHDQIRTVIERAFDARDSVSPATTGEIRDAVATALNLLDTGKLRVAEPGAQGWTVNEWLKKAVLLSFRLNDMAPIPGGPGDSTWWDKVPSKFDGWGAAEFKAAGFRAVPNCIVRRSAYIAPDVVLMPSFVNLGAYVDSGTMIDTWATVGSCAQIGKKCHISGGAGIGGVLEPLQASPVIIEDNCFIGARAEVAEGVIVGTGSVLAMGVYLGASTKIIDRETGEVHVGKVPPYSVVVSGTTGAKPLPDGSMGPGLYCAVIVKRVDERTRSKTSINELLRT; encoded by the coding sequence ATGAGCCACGATCAGATCAGAACCGTCATCGAACGGGCTTTCGACGCACGCGACAGCGTGTCCCCGGCAACCACCGGCGAGATCCGCGACGCCGTCGCCACGGCATTGAACTTGCTCGACACCGGCAAGCTCCGCGTCGCCGAACCGGGCGCTCAGGGCTGGACCGTCAATGAATGGCTCAAGAAGGCGGTCCTCCTGTCCTTCCGCCTCAACGACATGGCCCCCATTCCCGGCGGCCCCGGCGACTCGACCTGGTGGGACAAGGTCCCCTCGAAATTCGATGGCTGGGGCGCGGCCGAATTCAAGGCGGCCGGCTTCCGCGCCGTCCCCAACTGCATTGTGCGGCGCTCCGCCTATATCGCCCCCGACGTCGTGCTCATGCCCTCCTTCGTCAATCTCGGCGCCTATGTCGACAGCGGCACCATGATCGACACCTGGGCGACCGTGGGATCCTGCGCCCAGATCGGCAAGAAGTGCCATATCTCAGGGGGCGCCGGCATCGGTGGCGTGCTTGAGCCCCTTCAGGCCTCACCCGTCATCATCGAGGACAATTGCTTCATCGGCGCCCGCGCTGAAGTGGCCGAAGGCGTCATCGTCGGCACGGGCTCGGTGCTTGCCATGGGCGTCTATCTCGGCGCCTCCACCAAGATCATCGACCGCGAGACTGGTGAGGTTCATGTCGGCAAGGTCCCGCCTTATTCCGTCGTCGTCTCCGGGACCACGGGCGCAAAGCCGCTTCCGGACGGCTCCATGGGCCCCGGGCTCTATTGCGCCGTCATCGTCAAGCGCGTCGACGAGCGGACCCGGTCCAAGACGTCGATTAATGAGCTCCTGAGAACCTGA
- the truA gene encoding tRNA pseudouridine(38-40) synthase TruA: MPRYRFTVEYDGGPFAGWQRQLGSPTVQGALEAALLKMCGETVTVFGSGRTDSGVHATGQVAHVDLARSWAAERLRAGLNFHLKPDPISVLSAEEAAEDFHARFSARRRHYSYRIINRRSPLALDRGRAWLVARPLDEAAMRRAAQVLTGRHDFTTFRSVHCQSASPVKTLDVLDVERVGEEIRITATARSFLHNQVRSMVGSLKLVGEGAWQDGDMERALDARDRAACGAVAPPWGLALTAVEYD; encoded by the coding sequence ATGCCGCGTTACAGATTTACGGTGGAATATGACGGAGGGCCTTTCGCCGGCTGGCAAAGACAGCTGGGCAGTCCAACCGTGCAAGGCGCCCTGGAGGCCGCCCTTCTCAAGATGTGCGGCGAGACGGTCACCGTGTTCGGCTCCGGGCGGACCGATTCGGGGGTCCATGCCACGGGGCAGGTGGCGCATGTGGACCTGGCGCGGAGCTGGGCGGCGGAGCGACTGCGGGCGGGCCTGAATTTTCACCTGAAGCCGGATCCCATCTCGGTTCTGTCCGCCGAAGAGGCGGCAGAGGACTTCCACGCGCGCTTTTCGGCGCGGCGGAGACATTATTCGTATCGCATCATCAATCGCCGCAGCCCGCTCGCGTTGGATCGGGGACGGGCCTGGCTGGTGGCGCGTCCCTTGGACGAGGCGGCCATGAGGCGGGCGGCACAGGTGCTCACGGGGCGGCATGATTTCACAACGTTCCGGTCGGTGCATTGCCAGTCGGCCTCGCCGGTGAAGACGCTCGACGTTTTGGACGTGGAGCGCGTGGGCGAGGAGATCCGGATCACTGCGACGGCGCGCTCATTCCTGCACAACCAGGTCCGGTCGATGGTGGGGAGCCTGAAGCTCGTGGGGGAAGGCGCCTGGCAGGACGGGGACATGGAGCGGGCGTTGGATGCCCGGGACCGGGCGGCCTGCGGGGCGGTGGCTCCACCCTGGGGGCTCGCTCTGACCGCGGTGGAGTATGACTGA
- a CDS encoding transglycosylase domain-containing protein, which produces MGVFRSRSQAGRTERDHREPQLFGGDDRRRGLDGESRNMRGGRRNGRDGGGDGGSGGGNGGGGRGRTPRKKRSWLLRSVYWSLTLAIWGVIAIGGISAYFLLALPNDTLFKIPQREPGMVLLSDDGQVLAQRGSFLGDDIRFDELPDYVPQAVMAIEDRRFFSHFGIDPLGLIRAVATNFKAGGVVQGGSTITQQLAKNLFLQPDRTMQRKIQEAILALWLEHKFTKEEIFQLYLNRVYFGGGAYGVEAAAQHYFGKSIREVSLAEAAILAGLLKAPANYNPINKPKAAEERAYTVLNSMVEEKYISAEEGQKAINSPAEVVARDYLPASYYIADWVADMVPNLVGEYTESLIVETTIDPTLQGLAEASVRKHLANEGAKQNAQQGAMVVMDASGGIKAMVGGKSYKKSQYNRAIKAQRQPGSAFKPFVYLAAMEHGFSPDSVVVDGPVRFGTWAPENYSRKYSGPVTLRTALARSLNTVAAKLTMEVGPQTVADTATRLGIKSPLTSNGSIGLGTSEVNLLELTGAYAAFANGGYEAFPFVINRILTKSGTVLYERVPAQTVQAVDARAVGEMNDMMRSAIHDGTAKRAMLDGQDAAGKTGTTQDFRDAWFIGYTAHLVGGVWVGNDDNSSTKKVSGSGLPAAIWKDVMGPAHKDLPSLPLPGAPSEPVEQEPYYTQPQVARYQGPSVGEGIKNFFEGLFGGGRPSGGRAAAPPPSNRVSEDDGWNPRAVNRMDRRQQDIGGR; this is translated from the coding sequence ATGGGCGTTTTCCGATCACGGTCCCAAGCGGGCCGCACAGAGCGCGATCACCGCGAGCCCCAGCTGTTCGGCGGGGATGACAGGCGTCGCGGCCTCGACGGCGAGTCTCGAAATATGCGCGGGGGCCGGCGCAACGGACGTGATGGCGGCGGTGATGGCGGCAGTGGCGGCGGGAACGGCGGCGGCGGTCGCGGCCGGACGCCCCGGAAGAAGCGTTCATGGCTGTTGCGCTCCGTCTATTGGTCACTGACGCTGGCCATCTGGGGCGTGATCGCCATCGGCGGCATCTCCGCCTATTTCCTCCTGGCGCTGCCCAACGACACGCTGTTCAAGATCCCCCAGCGCGAGCCCGGCATGGTGCTGCTCTCGGATGACGGCCAGGTGCTGGCGCAACGGGGATCATTTCTCGGCGACGACATCCGCTTCGACGAACTGCCCGACTATGTGCCGCAGGCGGTGATGGCGATCGAAGACAGGCGTTTCTTCAGCCATTTCGGGATCGATCCGCTCGGCCTGATCCGGGCGGTGGCGACGAACTTCAAGGCCGGCGGCGTCGTGCAGGGCGGCTCGACCATCACCCAGCAGCTGGCGAAGAACCTGTTCCTGCAGCCCGACAGGACGATGCAGCGAAAGATCCAGGAGGCGATCCTGGCGCTGTGGCTGGAGCATAAGTTCACGAAGGAAGAGATCTTCCAGCTCTATCTGAACCGGGTCTATTTCGGCGGCGGCGCCTATGGGGTGGAGGCGGCGGCGCAGCATTATTTCGGCAAGTCGATCCGTGAGGTCTCGCTGGCCGAGGCGGCCATCCTGGCGGGCCTGTTGAAGGCGCCGGCGAATTACAATCCGATCAACAAGCCGAAGGCTGCGGAAGAGCGCGCCTATACGGTGCTCAATTCGATGGTGGAGGAGAAGTACATCTCCGCCGAGGAGGGGCAGAAAGCCATCAACAGCCCGGCCGAGGTGGTGGCCCGGGACTATCTGCCGGCGAGCTACTACATCGCCGACTGGGTGGCGGACATGGTGCCCAACCTGGTGGGGGAGTATACGGAAAGCCTCATCGTGGAGACGACGATCGATCCCACGCTCCAGGGCCTCGCGGAGGCCTCGGTGCGCAAGCATCTTGCCAATGAAGGCGCCAAGCAGAACGCACAGCAGGGGGCCATGGTGGTCATGGACGCCTCGGGCGGCATCAAGGCCATGGTCGGCGGCAAGTCCTACAAGAAGAGCCAGTACAACCGCGCCATCAAGGCGCAGCGTCAGCCGGGATCGGCATTCAAGCCCTTCGTCTATCTGGCGGCGATGGAACACGGATTCTCCCCCGACAGCGTGGTGGTGGACGGACCGGTGCGGTTCGGAACCTGGGCGCCGGAGAATTATTCACGAAAGTATTCGGGGCCGGTGACCCTGCGGACGGCGCTCGCCCGGTCGCTCAATACGGTCGCCGCCAAGCTCACCATGGAGGTGGGTCCGCAGACGGTGGCCGATACGGCGACGCGGCTCGGCATCAAATCGCCCTTGACGTCGAACGGCTCCATCGGGCTGGGGACGTCGGAGGTCAATCTCCTGGAGCTCACCGGGGCCTATGCGGCCTTTGCCAATGGCGGATATGAGGCGTTTCCGTTCGTCATCAACAGGATCCTGACGAAGAGCGGCACCGTGCTCTACGAGCGGGTGCCGGCGCAAACGGTGCAGGCGGTGGACGCGCGCGCCGTCGGCGAGATGAACGACATGATGCGCAGCGCCATCCATGACGGGACGGCCAAGCGGGCCATGCTGGACGGGCAGGATGCGGCGGGCAAGACGGGCACGACGCAGGATTTCCGCGATGCGTGGTTCATCGGCTATACCGCGCATCTGGTGGGCGGGGTCTGGGTCGGGAACGACGATAATTCGTCGACCAAGAAGGTTTCGGGAAGCGGATTGCCGGCGGCGATCTGGAAGGACGTGATGGGGCCGGCACACAAGGACCTGCCGTCACTGCCGCTGCCGGGCGCACCGTCCGAGCCCGTGGAGCAGGAGCCGTATTACACCCAGCCCCAGGTCGCCCGCTATCAGGGACCGTCGGTGGGGGAGGGCATCAAGAACTTCTTCGAGGGATTGTTCGGCGGCGGTCGGCCGAGCGGGGGCCGGGCCGCTGCGCCGCCCCCCTCAAACCGCGTCAGCGAAGATGACGGATGGAATCCCCGGGCCGTGAACCGCATGGACCGGCGGCAGCAGGATATTGGCGGGCGGTAG
- the dapE gene encoding succinyl-diaminopimelate desuccinylase, translating to MTDALPLLQALVRLASVTPRSEGALDRVQEWLERAGFTCWRLPFQAPETAAVDNLFARLGTTAPHFCFAGHVDVVPPGDESRWTHPPFAAEICDGNLYGRGAVDMKGSVAAFCAAATDFAADHEAGFPGSISLLITGDEEGPSINGTVKVLEWMAANGHVPTVCLVGEPSSSERLGDTIKIGRRGSLNAKLTVYGVQGHAAYPHKADNPIPKLVRMLDALASEALDQGNDAFEPSTLAITGIDTGNPAANIIPDRVTAAFNVRFNSEYTRASLERWITDRCDRVRSAMGGEYRIEFSSNADSFVTQPGPLVDTVVAAVREATGLEPALTTGGGTSDARFIKNYCPVIEFGPVNQTIHQTDEHIPIVELEATRHIYRLILDRYFS from the coding sequence GTGACCGACGCGCTTCCTCTTCTGCAGGCCTTGGTCCGCTTAGCCTCCGTGACGCCCCGCTCGGAAGGAGCATTGGATCGCGTGCAGGAATGGCTGGAGCGCGCCGGGTTCACCTGCTGGCGTTTGCCTTTCCAGGCGCCGGAGACGGCAGCCGTCGACAATCTTTTCGCCCGTCTTGGAACGACCGCGCCGCATTTTTGCTTTGCCGGTCATGTTGATGTTGTCCCCCCTGGCGATGAGAGCCGCTGGACCCATCCGCCCTTCGCCGCTGAGATCTGCGACGGCAACCTCTATGGTCGCGGTGCGGTCGACATGAAAGGCTCCGTCGCCGCCTTTTGCGCCGCCGCAACCGATTTCGCCGCGGATCACGAGGCCGGCTTTCCCGGCTCCATAAGTCTGCTCATCACTGGCGACGAGGAAGGCCCGTCCATCAACGGCACCGTCAAGGTCCTTGAATGGATGGCGGCGAACGGCCACGTCCCGACCGTCTGCCTGGTCGGTGAACCCAGCTCCTCTGAGCGTCTCGGCGATACGATCAAGATCGGCCGCCGCGGCAGCCTGAACGCGAAGCTGACGGTCTATGGAGTCCAGGGCCACGCTGCCTATCCGCACAAGGCCGACAACCCCATACCGAAGCTGGTGCGCATGCTCGACGCCCTCGCCAGCGAAGCGCTCGATCAGGGCAATGACGCCTTCGAGCCTTCCACGCTTGCCATCACCGGGATCGATACCGGCAATCCGGCGGCCAACATCATTCCCGATCGTGTCACCGCTGCCTTCAACGTCCGCTTCAACAGCGAATACACCCGCGCGTCTCTGGAGCGGTGGATCACCGATCGCTGCGACAGGGTGAGATCCGCCATGGGCGGCGAGTATCGGATCGAATTCTCCTCCAATGCGGACAGCTTCGTCACGCAGCCCGGGCCGCTGGTTGACACCGTCGTTGCCGCGGTCAGGGAGGCCACGGGGCTTGAGCCAGCCCTCACCACAGGTGGCGGCACCTCAGATGCGCGCTTCATCAAGAATTACTGTCCGGTCATCGAATTTGGACCGGTGAACCAGACCATCCACCAGACCGACGAGCACATTCCCATTGTCGAGCTTGAGGCTACGCGTCACATCTACCGATTGATCCTGGACCGCTACTTCTCTTGA
- the argB gene encoding acetylglutamate kinase gives MQRERPNPVGTSLPSHITREDQAHILSEALPFMQRYDGQTVVVKYGGHAMGDQTLSRQFARDIVQLKLSGINPIVVHGGGPQIGRMLERLKIESSFEDGLRVTDKATMEVVEMILAGSINKQVVADIQHEGGRAIGISGKDGNLLLARRITRTKRDPDSHIERVVDLGFVGDPETVNPEILHTIAASSAIPVIAPIGTSVEGDTYNVNADTFAGAIAVATRAKRLLLLTDVEGVLDKDKKLIRELSLADARRFMTDGTASGGMIPKIETCVSVVENGVEGAVILDGRVPHIVLLELFTPHGVGTRISRGERD, from the coding sequence ATGCAGAGAGAACGACCAAACCCTGTAGGCACCAGCCTGCCCAGCCACATCACCCGCGAAGATCAGGCTCACATCCTGTCCGAGGCGTTGCCCTTCATGCAGCGCTATGACGGGCAGACGGTCGTCGTGAAATATGGCGGCCACGCGATGGGCGACCAGACCCTGTCGCGCCAGTTTGCCCGCGACATTGTCCAGCTGAAGCTCAGCGGCATCAATCCCATCGTCGTCCACGGCGGCGGGCCGCAGATCGGCCGCATGCTTGAGCGCCTGAAGATCGAGTCGAGCTTCGAGGACGGCCTCCGCGTCACCGACAAGGCCACCATGGAAGTCGTCGAGATGATCCTCGCCGGCTCGATCAATAAGCAGGTCGTGGCCGACATACAGCACGAGGGCGGCCGCGCCATCGGCATCTCGGGCAAGGATGGCAACCTTCTCCTGGCCCGGCGCATCACGCGGACGAAGCGCGATCCCGACTCACATATCGAGCGCGTCGTCGATTTGGGGTTCGTCGGTGACCCCGAGACCGTCAACCCGGAGATCCTTCACACCATCGCCGCCAGCTCGGCGATCCCGGTCATCGCGCCCATCGGCACCTCCGTCGAGGGTGACACCTACAACGTCAATGCGGACACGTTCGCCGGCGCCATCGCGGTCGCCACCCGCGCCAAGCGCCTTCTGCTCCTCACCGACGTCGAAGGGGTCCTCGATAAGGACAAGAAGCTCATTCGGGAGCTGAGCCTTGCCGACGCCCGCCGCTTCATGACCGATGGAACGGCCTCCGGCGGCATGATCCCCAAGATCGAGACCTGCGTCTCGGTCGTCGAGAACGGCGTCGAAGGCGCAGTCATTCTCGATGGTCGCGTACCGCACATCGTGCTGCTGGAGCTGTTCACGCCCCATGGCGTCGGCACCCGCATCAGTCGTGGCGAGCGGGACTGA
- a CDS encoding MmcB family DNA repair protein gives MPDVSPALPRWPLVDGRQSETAATVQRGVCRLLRASGFAAVTELPLASGRRADIMAVNERGDVWIIEIKSSLVDFRTDRKWPEYWHFCDRLYFAIPATMTPDIMPMEAGLIVADNFGAEIIRDIPEVRLAGSRRKAVTLRFARAAALRLHNLRDPLCEGPGAPGPYDKLSEVG, from the coding sequence ATGCCGGATGTTTCGCCCGCCCTGCCACGATGGCCGCTCGTCGATGGCCGCCAATCGGAAACCGCCGCCACCGTCCAGCGCGGTGTGTGCCGCCTTCTGCGCGCCTCTGGTTTTGCAGCCGTGACTGAACTGCCCCTGGCGTCGGGCCGCCGGGCCGACATCATGGCCGTGAATGAGCGCGGTGACGTCTGGATCATCGAGATCAAGTCGAGCTTGGTGGATTTTCGCACCGACCGCAAATGGCCGGAATACTGGCACTTCTGCGACCGCCTCTATTTCGCCATTCCGGCGACCATGACCCCGGACATCATGCCCATGGAGGCGGGCTTGATCGTCGCCGACAATTTCGGTGCTGAAATCATCCGCGACATCCCGGAGGTCCGCCTGGCCGGCTCCCGACGCAAGGCCGTGACCCTCCGCTTCGCCCGCGCCGCGGCCCTCCGCCTCCACAATCTCCGCGACCCCCTATGCGAAGGCCCCGGCGCCCCCGGCCCCTACGACAAACTGAGCGAAGTCGGCTGA